In Vibrio quintilis, the DNA window CTGCTTTGCAAAGGGCCTACCTTGCGGGAAGAAATGAGTATTTGCCGCTGGGTGGCGTGGCCATGTATGACTTCCGTGAGTTTCGCGGGCTGGCAGACCCGTCGGTGCTTTCTGAGCGGCTGACCCGGCTGGTCAGGCAATATCCGCTGTTACGGACTTATATTGATGAAGCGACATTGACTTGTTATGTCTCTGAGCAAATTATCGTTCATTTGGAGGTGTGCGATTTTTCTCATCTCAGCCACGATAAAGCACTGGCAGAGGCTGACCTGATCCGCCAGCGTTACCGGCAGCAAATCTATGCTTTCTCCCGTTCTCTGTGGGGAATATGTCTGGTCATCCTGCCTGACAGCGCAGCGCAGGAACTCTCCGCAAAGCATCTTGTTTTTTCCGGTTTTGACGCATTGATTGCTGACGGCAAAACTATTTCACAGATTCTGTACGGGTTACTGGCAGATCAAGCTGGCTTGCAGGCTTCACCTGCATTGAAACATCCGGATTTATCCGCGTCTGAGCGCAAAGAATCTGTAAAACAATTAGTGAAACCATCGGATAAAGCCTACTGGCAGGAAAAACTCAGTCCTGTCACCGGAATTCCAGCACTGCCGTGGCGGCAGTCTCCGGAAACCATTCACTGTGCGACTTATCAGCGACAGACTTTGACAATCAGTCATACCATGCTGAAACAGCTGACACGACAGGCTGCTGAAGCCCGACTGTTACAAAACTCCTTGTTGTCTGCCATCTTGCTTGAGGTGTTGTCACAATGGTGTGATGCGCCTGAGATGTGTATCGGAGTTCCGGTGATGCAGCCGGGAAGTGCAGAAACGTCGGGTAATCATTCTTCATTTATTGCGGTTATTTACCGGCATCGTCAGGGAACATTTCCTGACAGGGTGCGTCAGTTGCAGCAGGATGTTATGTCCGGTATGGCGCATTTAACCTATTCCGGCGTTGACTTGAATCGCTATCTGCTGAGTAAAAACGGAGGCGCTTTGGCGCTGCCTGTCGTGTTAACGAATGCGCTGAGCTGGCCGGTTTTACCTGCAGATAATCAGATACAGGCCGTTGATGGCCAGACCCAGACGCCACAGGTTGCCATTGATTTACGCCTGACATATGACCCGCATAAAAATCTTCTTCTCAGCGTGGACTATGCGACTGCAGCCATTGCTCCGGGGCTGATCCGCACTTTTCTCTCCGGGGTGCAACAGGCCGCTGAGGCGATTTGCCGGGAAGGCGATATGGCCGCTGTCCGGCCTGGAATGATGAATTTATCCCATGATTGCCATGACAGTGCTGAAGATGTGTTTGTATGCAGTGAATTTTTGCAGAAAATTCATGACAATTTATATGGAGAACAGAACCATACGACGGCTTTGATCTATCAGGGAGAATCCATCAGTTATCATGAACTGGGTAAACAGGTTGCCGGTATCAGATATCATCTGAGTGCTGCGGGTGTGACATCCGGTGGTGTCGTGGCGATTTGTTTACCTCGCAGCCCGGCTCATATAGCTGTGTCACTGGCTTGTGCGCTGTCCGGCATCATTCGTGTGCCGGTTGATGCTGCAGCTCCTGCGCAGAGATTGAGCTATTTTTTACAGCATTGCCACCCGGATCTGGTGATTTATCAGGATAAGCCGGAGGTTGATGAATCTGTCCCGGTTCTCTGTGTGGATGAACTGATGCAGTCGCCTGCTTATACTGAAGAGAATAGCGATGACGGGGCGCTTCCCGACGTTGATTTGTGTGCACTGAGCCAGAGTGAATCACCGGCTTATTACTTATATACTTCCGGCAGTACCGGGAAGCCGAAATGTGTGGTGCTCAACAATAAAGCTACGTCGAATGTCATTGGACAAACACTGAAACGGTGGCATGTGACCCGGGACGATGTGAACATGTCGGTCACGCCGCTGCATCACGATATGTCCGTTTTTGATGTGTTCGGTACACTGACTGCCGGTGCTACGCTGGTTGTACCCGCTCAGGCAGAGGATAAAGATGCTATTCGCTGGAATCAGCTGGTGCAACAGCATCAGGTCACCCTTTGGTGTTCTGTGCCGGCAATTCTGGAAATGCTGCTCTCGTGCGGGATGACGGATGCATTACAGTCTCTGCGGCTGGTCGCGCAGGGCGGCGATTATATTAAGCCGGATACGATTGCGCTGTTGCGCCGGCATTATCCTGCTGTGAGACTGTTTTCCCTTGGCGGGCCGACCGAAACAACGATCTGGAGTATCTGGCACCCGCTGAGTGCAGAAGATACCACCGTGATTCCGTATGGCCAGCCGTTACCGGCAACACGGTACTATGTTTTGCATGAAAGTCCTGAGGATGATAACCCACATCCGAAAGGGCAGACCTGTCACTGTCTGCCTTATCAAACCGGCCGGATTTATACCTCGGGCGTGTGTCTTGCGCTGGGGTATTTGCAGGACGGACAATTGAACCAAAACGATTTTGTCACCATCACCGACCCCGAAGGCCATTCACGGCGGGCATACCGGACCGGTGATCTGGGTTACTACCGGGAAGATGGCACGATTATCTTTGCCGGGCGGGTGAATGGGTATGTCAAAGTGCGTGGTATCAGGGTGTCGTTACCGGATATTGAAGCGGAGCTCAGGAAACATCCACTGGTGCAGGATGTGGTGATTGCAGATTACACTGAAGCGGGGAATGGTGACGTGGTGCTGGGTGCAGTTTTTTCCAGCCTGGATGGTGTGTCACTGCCTGCTTCAGAGTTACGTGACTTTCTCCGGCGTCAGGTGCCGGTTTCTCATCTGCCGGGTATTTTTCATCAGGTGACGCAGTTCCCTTTGTCTGCTAACGGAAAGATTGATCGCAGACAGGTGAAGCAGCAACTGATGCAATTCATCGCGAAGCCAGCTGAAACCACAAAACCCACCCGGCCCGGTTTCAGCCGGAATCTGGCAGACTGTTCGCAGATAATCGGGGTTTACAGTGTAAAACTGGCGGTGCCAGCTGCGATAATGACGCCGGAGACGGCCTTTATTCGACTGGGTTTGCGGCCTGCACATCTTAAAGGACTGACAGAGGCTTTGAATCAGAGATTTGGTTGCCGGATTCAGCCTTTGGCACTGGCTGGTTGTAAAAATGCAATACAGGTCAGGGCACTTTTGCACACTACTTAATCACTTCGTTCATTGTACCTGTATCCGGGGGGCTGGTAATCAGAAAACTGTTCCCCGTGTTCCGGGCTGTTCTGCCCGGATATCATTTCTTTACAGCATCCTGCTCTTGAATTGGCTTCATTCAGCGGTATAGTACGCGCTATCAATATTTTTATAAAAAGAGATGCAATTAATATGTTTGCTAAAACACTTGTTGGTGCGTTCGCTTACGCAGGTTTTTATAAAACAGCTTTATTGAAAGTGACTCTGATGCCAATCCTGCTGATGCTCGGACTCGAACTGTTGAGAGGCTATATGACATCATCGGTGTCATTTTCTTTGATGGATATGATTATTGTCGGTATTTTGCAAACGGTGATGGCTTTCAATATCTGCCGTGTGGTTCTCCTCGGTCCGGATGCTGTGCCTGCGTGGGGAAAATATTCACTGGGCCGGAGTGAATTTCAGCTCATTAAAAAGATGTTTTTACTGGGGATCTGTGCCGGTTTAGGCGCGTTAGCATATAGTATTCTGATTCTGACGTTTGAAGGTGTTACTGCAATCAGTCATACCACTGTTATTGTGATTAGTTGCCTTGTCTGGACACCGGTCATCATTCTGGGGAGTCGTCTGTTGCTGGTCATTCCGGCGATTTCGGTTGAACATATGATGTCATTCGGTGAAGCCTGGAAGAGAACGAAATCAAAAACCGCTTATATGTTTGGTATTATGATTGTTTTCATGTTGATTACGATTCCGGTCTCTGTATTTTTGCCAAAAGCGGGGGTGCCTGCATGGCTCATTTCTTTGATTTGTTATTATATCGGTATTGTCTCAACCATTGCTTTATGTCTTGCTTATCAACTTATTATTAAGCGGGATGAGGCTAAGGAAAGTATGCCGGTTTCTCAGGAATAAGCCTGCTGGTATGCGACTCGTCAACATTCTTAGTCTGGTACGACTGAAATCAGCAGACAACCGGTTCATCCCGGCCGGGAAATGATTTAATATTGAGAGCTTTATAATAAACAAAATGGCTTTACTGGCTTGTATCGGGACGTCTGGTTATATCATCCCGATGATTTAAGGAAATAAGATGAATTGTACTCACTGTAATAATGGCACGCTCCGTCCCAGTTTTATTGATGGCCTGTTCAGAGCACATACCTGCTCTGGTTGTGGTGGTAACTGGGTGCTGATCGAAGATTTTGTGACCTGGAAAGAAAAGAATGAAGCATTTCATTTTCCTGCTGATTACAACGTTTCTGAACTTTCAGAAGAAAGTGAAGATACCAAAAGAGCACTGATGTGTCCTGTAACGGGAACCATCATGAGGAAGTTTAAGATTTCTGCGAAAAATGATCACAGGATCGACTACAGTGCACCTGTTGGCGGAATCTGGCTCGATAAAGGTGAGTGGGAATTACTGAAAGCGGAAGGATTGGCCGGGGTACTGAACCATGTTGTGACGGCGCAATGGCAGAAGAAAATTCGTGAAGAAAGTGCTTCAGATAACTTTGCGGCGCTTTATGAAGCAAAATTTGGTCAGGCAGACTACGCTAAAATCCGGGAAATCCGTGAATGGCTGAATACTCACCCTCAAAAAGCAGACCTACGTTCTTATCTTCTGGCTGATGATCCTTATTCTGCTGAGAAATAAGACGACAATATTACCCTCCATCTGACTGAATTCTCCCGGTAATTTTGCCGGGAGAATGAATAATTATTCTTAAAATTATGAATGCGGGAATCCCTGTTTCACTGACTTTATCAGAGTGGTGAATGGATAAGCTTATACACATTCGCGTGACATGATGTTTGTGAGTTAAATTCATTGAATTCATATGGTTATGACCTGGTGTTGCTGTTTTTTCAGCATCATCACCGGGGCGATCCTGGTGTAAATATAAGCAAACAAACCCCGCTCGATTTTTTTATTATCCGGATATTGATGCCGCGTATTGATAAAGCTGAAAATTCGTGCAATTGTTGAATGATATACCCGGAATACCTGAGCCTTCAGGTCGTGTGGGTACAGAATGAAATACACAGGCCAAAGGGAAATTCTATGCAGTATGGCGTTTTGTATTCATTATATTTATTTTATAACCATCAGGAAAAGGAGAGTCTGCATTGGAACCCAGAATCAGTATTATTACCTTAGGTGTTACCAGCCTCGAACAATCATATGACTTTTATACCCGGCTCGGTTTTCCTACCTCAAATAAACCTAAAGATGGCATCATATTTTTCAAAACAGGTGGTGTGTGTTTAGGCTTGTACGCCCTTGAAGAACTGGCTGCTGATATTTCTCCTGAGTTTAGTGCCAAACGCGAAGGTTTCTCCGGAATGACGCTTGCGCATAATACAAGAACAAAAGAAGAAGTGGACGCGGTGTTGAAGCTGGCTGAAGATGCGGGTGGTCGTATTGAAAAGACAGCGCATGATACGTTTTGGGGGGGGTACAGCGGCTATTTCTCTGACCCGGATGGTTATTTGTGGGAAGTTGCTTACGGAGATTGCTGGGATTTCAATGAAGATGGTAGCCTGATCATCGAATAAAACATATTATCCCGGAATGAAGTAGTGACAGAGGTAAGATATGGAAATCATTGTTGATAATTTACAGGGTGGTGAAGTGATTGGCCTTTTGGAAGAGCATCTGGCAGATATGTATGCGACGTCTCCGCCGGAAAGTGTCCATGCGCTGGATGTTGAATCACTCAAATCACCGGAAATTACATTTTTCAGCTGCTGGGAAAACAAAACGTTGCTCGGATGTGTTGCGATTAAAGAGTTAAATGCAACCCATGCGGAGCTTAAGTCGATGCGGACTACGGGGCATGCGAGAAAATCAGGTGTCGCTTCAAAGCTTCTGAAGCATGTTTTAACCGTTTCTGAACAGCGCTCGTATGAACGTATCAGTCTTGAAACCGGAGTTGAAGATTATTTTGTAGCGGCCAGAAATCTGTATGAAAAATTCGGGTTTGAATACTGCGGGCCGTTTGCGGATTACCTGCCTGATCCAAACAGTACATTTATGACCCGAAAGCTATGAATTAGCTCAAATAGTGTGACCAGATGTGTCCGGAATCAAAGCCCGGAATCAGTCAGAAGAAGAGCAGCCATATCCTGATTTATGGCTGTTTTTTTTTCATATCAGCAGCCTGTTATTTTCTTCGCTCCATTTCTTCTGTATCTTTATACCGCAGGTTTGTCGTCTTATAGCGCGAATCGATATCTTCCATCATCACTGTATCGTTGTTTCATCCAGTTAATTTGCCATAATCAAATAGGGGAGGTTTCAATCATTATTTTATTGATAAAAATAATTATACCCGTATGATTCATCAACAATACAAAATTAAAACGTCAGTTCTTTTTCAATATTAATGAAGGTAATTGTATGAATATTAAGAGAAAACTATATTCATTAGGGGTGATTGCCATCTTGGGAATTGCGTTTTTAGTGGGGACAGATGCTCACTTCACCAGCTCAACAAGTGAATTAAGTAAAGCCAGTCAGCTTGTCGATCGTCTTGAAATCCGCTTGCTTAATCTGCGCAGAAATGAAAAAGATTTTCTGCTCCGTCGTGATGCCAAATATCTTGGTAAGTTTGATAAAAACCTTGCTTTGTTTCTGGAACTGGAACAACAACTCTCGCCACTGCTCGATAAGCATGATTTACCTTCGAGTGACCAGCTGAGAAGGGATATTCTTCAATATCAGGGAGGGTTCCATTCTCTGGTCAGCGGATTTCAGACATTGGGACTGAAGCCGGATCAAAATCTTTTGGGTGCTTATGCTCAGGCACTGGCAGCATCTAAATCTGCTCTTTCCAGTGATGAACTGATCAAACTGTTTCAATTTAATACAGCTGTGGAAGATCACGGCAGACTTGAATTGGATATGTTAAATGGGGCGGATGTACCGGCGTTGGTGAAAGCAGCCACTGCACTGGTCAAACAAAAACAGATCATTGGGTTAAAATATAATGAAGGGTTGTTAGGCAATACCAGAGAACTTTCCCATAAAGTGGAAAAGCAGTTTGCCTCTTTTTCAACTGCGCTTGATAAAGAGATTGTTGCTTCAGGTAATGAAGTCAATTTTCTGCAGAAGCTGATTTTAGTGTTGATTGTGATTGTTCTGGGCGGATTTATCTACTGGATTGTCCGCTCGATTAACAATCAGGTTGAATTGCTGCTCTCAACCATTCAGGAAATTGTCCGCAATAATAATGTTGCGATGCGTGCGAACCTGACCGGGAAAGATGAACTGGTGTCTATCGCATCATACTTCAATCGCCTGCTGGAAAAGCTGGAAGGTTTGATTTCAGGAACGCAACGCAAAGCCGGGCATTTGTCTGAAAATACCACCGCGATGCACAATGAACTGCAAAATGTAATTACTCAGTTCGATGTTCAGGCGGATCATACAACGTCGATGGCAACGGCTGTGCAGCAAATGGTGTCGACGATTGCGGAGATTTCAGAAAGTACCGCTGTGGCGGTTGAAGGTGTGCATCAGGCTGCTGTCAACGCAAAAAGTGGCCGGGCCGTTGTCGAAGAAACCGTTGGTAATATTAATCAGCTCTCGACTATTCTGGATGACAGCCAGACTTCCATTTCTTCGTTGAATAATCACGTGAGTAAAATTGGTGGTGCGGTGAATATTATTCAGGATATTGCTGAACAAACGAATTTGCTGGCACTGAATGCGGCAATTGAAGCCGCGCGGGCAGGCGAGCAGGGCCGGGGCTTTGCTGTCGTTGCTGATGAAGTTCGTGCATTGGCACAACGAACCCATGAATCAACCGAAGACATCACCAAAGTCGTGACTGACATTCAGCAGCAGATGTCAGAAGTGGTGACTGATATTGACCGATGTAATGAGCAGGGGCATGCGACGCTGACGGCTTCCGGTCAGCTGGATGAAAGTCTCGGCCAGATTATTTCTGATATGGATAATATTCAGGCTAACTCTGAGCGCATCGCTTCTGCGATTGAAGAACAGGGGATTGTTATGAATCAGGTGAGTGATTCGATCACTGAACTGAATACGATCTCTGACAATAATATGAAATCTGCTCAGCAGTGTCTGGCTGAAGTTGATGAAGTGTCGCAGCAGGCAAAAGAGATGGACGAAGCTGTCGCTGAGTTTAAAACTTCCCCGGACACGTGAAAATGACAATCCTGAATTCCGGATATCGGTATTCAGAGTCTGTTAGTTTTTTGAATAAAAAACCGGCCATCATGTTGCCGGTTTTTTCTTGTCATACCGGTTGTGTCGTCAGCCTCCCGAAAAATAACATCTTGTTCCTGCATTCCCTTTCCTTGAACGGTACCTTTCGGCTGCACGCTGAATCCTGCATCTTCAGGTTGCTTGGGTATATGTTGATCGGAGTGCCAGGCGAAAAGGGGTTGCCACAAAGTTATTGTCACGTCTGAAAAATATATCTTCATCCCCTTTATACATTAGTCAGTAATCAGGTTGCCGTTGATATATAAAAAACAGTTTTGCTGTCACCTGAAAATTCCGGGATCCCGGCTTTGCCCATGAGGTCTGGGTGTGTAGGCCGGAGCAGCATGATGTTGAATGAGTTTTGGTCTGTCAGGCCCGGTTTGCCCCGGTGACAATCACGGCAACCTGCCCACGGAGTGTCCCTTTGGCTTTTGCCGCGATGAGACCGGCAATCCCGGCCGCACCGGAAGGTTCTGATACCAATGACTCGTATTGCGCCGCATATGTCATAGCAGTGTCGATTTGCGCGTCACTGACAAGAATCATCTCATCAATCAGTCCTGCCATATCCGCCACGGCTTCCGGTATCGGCGCTCTGATTGCCAGTCCATCTGCGATGGTATCTGTCGACGCCCGATCAACAACCTGCGCCTGTTTCCAGCTTTGATACATGGAATCAGCCCCGGAAGGCACGATGCCGATGATTTGCGTATCGGGGGAAGAAGCTTTGATCCAACGCGCGACGCCGTTGATCAGGGCACCGTTACCGACCGGAATATAGATCGCGTCAAAATGATGTCCGCTTCGGGAGAGTTCCATCCCAATCGTTCCTGCACCAGCCGTGACCATGATTTCTTTGCCGTCTTCGGCGAACGGATAACCATGTTGCTGACAGTACGCTTTGGCGGCTGCCTTGGCGCTGTCTAAGTCGTGGCCTGTTTCTGTCACCTGCGCACCGGCTGATTTGATCTGATTCACTTTCACCGGATTCGCATTCTCCGGGACAAATACTTCCAGTGGATACCCCCGTTTTCGGCAGCTCCATGCGAGCGCAAGGCCCCAGTTACCGGCACTGGCGCACACCAGCGGATTTCCTGTCCGGGCCTGTGTCGCCAGAGATGATAAATAATTTTCAGCGCCCCGGCCTTTGAAACATCGAATCGGATTGTCTGTTTCGTCTTTCAGCCAGATTTGTGTTTCAAATAACCGGCTCAGACCTGTTGCATGAGTTAGTTTTGAGTCAAGAAAAACCGGATCAATGTGTGTGACCGATGCGCGAATATCAGCATAGGAGATTCGGTGTGCGTTCTGCCCGGCTGATTGCTCCGGACGCTGTTCAATCGGTAATACATGGCCTGGCGTCGCATGATCAATCATTAAGATGCCATCCAGATGATCATATTCATGCTGTAAAAGCTCCGCCAGGTCGGCTGGCAAATGCTGCCAGACGTGTGTTTTCCCTGTCACATCCTGATATTGCAGGCTGATACTTTGATGGCGTTGCAGCCGGACAACCCGGTCCGGTGTGCTCAGACAGTCATCCCAGACTGTTTGCATTGTGTCGCTGCGCCAAATGATTTCCGGGTTAATCAGTGTGATGGGATCGGCGCCGGGATGAACGACAATAATTCGCAAAGAGATACCGGTTTGCGGCGCTGCCAGTGCTCTGCCAAACCCCAGTAGTTTCTTCACCTGGTCTAATGTTTGATGTAAACCACTGACCAGCTGGTGCAAAGCCTGATCAAATTGTGTGACCGGTTCTGCTTTCTTTCGCAGAATCCCTGATAAATCAGTTTCCGGTGTGAGTATCTGCATTCTTTCCTGCATGTTTGAGTTTCCTGATTGACTTCAGATGTGAACAGATTAGGAGAATGCATTGCTGAATTGCTCTGTTTTCTGCCCGGAATACGCTTGAATCCGGCGCAAAAAGTGAAAAACATGCCTGATTTAATCATCCATGCTAGCCGGGTGTTCTATAAACGCGGACAAATCTGTTTTCGATTTCCTGACGACCAGAGAAGAGGTGAAAGATTTGACGTTGTCGTCTGACATCAGACGATGCTGGGTAAACCGATCAAACTCTTCGACACTGCTGACGCCAATCATCAGGCAAAAGTCGGTTTCTCCTGTCACGTAATAACATTGAAGCACACAAGGGTCAGACTGCATTTTCTTTTCAAACGCCCCGATATTGCTGCTTCTCTCATGAATCAGATCAACATTAATCATAAACAACATCCGGATGCCGAACTTTCCGGAGTTTAATTGCGCAATCTCTTTTTCAATCACATTGTTGCTGCGGAGTTGTTTGATCCGGCGCTGGACCGCAGACGCGGATAATCCGACAGCAGAACCGATATTTTCTGAACTGATTTTTGTATCGTGCCGGTAAAGGGCCAGTATTTTTCGGTCAAGTTTGTCCATATCTGTGTTATCTGGTGAATCTGTGATGATGCTAGTGTCTGATAATCAGCGGGTGATTGGAAGACCGGCGTTATCCCGGCTGTGCAAATCCCCGAAAAATGACATCTTGTTCCTGCATGTTTTCATCTGTTATTTAATGCAATCCGGTGAGAGCCGGGTATGTCCGGGCAGGAACAACGCCACCAGTATTACTGAGTGTAAACTTGAGTAAAGCACTGAATTTATCCGAATGAATTCGTTCATAATAATCAATGAATGAACAGACTGAGGAACATGAAAATAATGAAGAGTAGTATTCGTTTTACACTGGCCGCTTTGATGAGTTCGTTGTTACTTTCTTCCCTCTCTTTTGCATCGGATTCTTCACGCAGAGAACCACCCGGACCACCGCCTTCGTTTGAGGATTCAGATCTGAATCATGATGGTGTTTTGACGGTTGATGAGATGCAGGGACCGATGGCGCAGGACTTTGATCAAATTGATACAAACGGGGACTCGCAGGTTACTGAAGAAGAGCTGGATACATTTATGCGGTCGCACAAGCCGCCGGAGCCGCGGTAAGCTGTGGACCAAACCGCTCAATGCAGGGCGGGCAAGATGGCCCGCTCTGATCCTGAAAAAAACATCTTTAAATTTTATATTCGTTGACGACCTGATTCATCTCCTGTGCAAGGACTTCCAGATTTGACGCAGTGTCAGCACTACCTTTGACAAATTCATGGTTTTCCAGGGCCATTTTTGCCACCTGCTCAATATAAGAAGCAATACTCTGACTGGCCATGTTTTGTTCTTTAATCGCTGTGGCAATTTCTTCTGACATTTGCATGGAGCGAGCGCTGGCTTCGCTAATCCGGACGATAGTGCTGTTTGCCTGCTCGGCACATTCAACCCCATTTAAAATCAGTTGTTCGGCCTGAGACATTTGACCAACCGTATCGGCTGAAACGGACTGAATTGCGGCAATCATTGATGATATTTCCTGCGTGGAACGCGCGGTGCGCTCGGCAAGGTTACGTACTTCATCGGCAACCACGGCAAACCCCCGACCCTTTTCTCCGGCCCTGGCCGCTTCAATGGCGGCATTGAGTGCCAGTAAATTAGTTTGTTCAGCTACGTCATTGATTACAGTAATAATTGAAGAAATATTTTCACCGTGAGTTTCCAGTGCTTTGACACCCGCAGACACTTCATTGACCGATGTTTCAATGGTATGAATGTGTTCCGTGGTTTCCTGAATGACACTGATCCCCTGTTTGGCCAGTTCCCGGGTTTGATCGGATAAATGGCGCGATTCTTCAGCCCGTTCAGCAACACCTGAGATACTGACAGTCAGCTCTTCAATGCTGGCAGCAATATCTGCGGATGCATCGGTTTGACGTGAAGATGCTTCAGTCGCCTGTGAAGCAGAATGGCGCATCTCGCCTGATGAATGGTTGAGTTGTGCCGATTGTTTCAAAACCAGATTAAAGCTGGCATTGAGTCTGTCTAACACCTGGTTGAATGCATTGGCAATGTATGTCATTTCATTGTTACCGGATACATGAGCCCGGACCGTCAGATCCAGATCGGTTTCGAACTGGCGCATGACTTTTTGTATTTCATTCATCGAAGAACGGATATTACGGACGATCAGAAAGCTGAGAGTCAGCACAACACCAATTGAAATCAGCGTTGCAATGACAGACAGCCAGGTACCGAAATCGGCCTGATGTATGGCTTTCTGTGCAGACAGACTGGCTCTGTTGATTGTATAGGTCAGGTGCTGATCAAATACCTTTGCCAGTTCGGCCCGTTTTGCGCCCATCGGGCCAGCCATTGAAAGCGCATTTTCGTTATGGTGCGTTTTTTCAAAATATTGGTGAAGCATTGCCAGATAATCGGTAACCAGTTTTTGCTCAGTCTGATAAATCTGCTGTTCTTCTTCACCGTTAATATAAGAGGCATATTGTTTTATACCGGATTGAAGTTGAGTGGCGATCTGCTTCACTGAATTTTCAACCACATTTTTGTCTGCTGTTTTTTTAGCCAGTGTATGGCGGAACAAATCGATCGCAATTTTTTGTTGATCAGATCTCAGAGAGTGAAGCAGATTCAGCCCCGGAATAGCTTTTTCATTGACAAGTTTGAGTGATCCGGAGCTATTTTTAGAGACCGAAAAACCCACACCGGCAACGATAAGTAAAATCAAAGTAAAAGTGCAGGATAAAAGCAGTAATTTTTTAGCGATAGTCATATTCAATCCCTTGCTTAAAGACGCATTTTGATAAGAACACGCCCTGGGATCTGTTCATTCTTTTATTCAAAGCAGGATTGCAGATCCCCGATTTATGGTAATAGATGTTGTGGTGTTGAATGCATATTCTATAACAGTTGACTTATAAATTGATATGACAGAGTTCTTTGTTTCGGATTTCAAAGAAATTTCGTGAATGATGAGTTACTTAACTTGATCATCGATGTTGTGTGTCTGAGTTCAAATGATCGAAAATACCAGCTATTGAACATATTGTGAATTAAGTTTCTTATGTTAAAGTTGTATATTCAAAAAAATAATTTCACCATATTAATGAATTGAATCCGACCACCAGGGTATAGAGAGTATTCTACTCAAATTATCCATGGCACAGATCAAAATTATTGCATGATATATTATTTATAACCAATTTAAAATGTGATGTTCATTCATTGAAAGGTGTTTTTGTATGAAGTTTCACAAAACATTGGCATGGTCACAGAAAAAGAAATAATTACTAACTTTCCAAAGTTCGATCC includes these proteins:
- a CDS encoding amino acid adenylation domain-containing protein, producing MNKPMQQDLTAMQAAYWTGRQFEQTGDGVASHLYTEFDGQNIDAGRLQQAVRQLFRLHPMLRVSISEQGYQTILPPAEHHCLTIVDWCEAGPEEIAGRLDAVRREMSHQTLDLSHGQAVDFRLTLLPDNRFRFHFDMDMIAADALSFRIILEDLVRLYREPGSLKTNSLKPDDEVRFFRYLACRHQSCRFKESQAQSRRWWQDKIASIPPAPPFPYLAPEKLTPNQATHSRLSASLTSQERHQLERIAGQHYLTMTHLCLAAFARSVAVVSGSRRFRLNVPAFYRPDAGIDVSNVVGDFSTLMILGVEIDHQETLLSLARKISIQMRELLTHADYPGVSVMRDLSRYHGAMQASPVVFTSGLGLSGGRLLSPQVHDTLGQMVWTISQGPQVTLDAQIAEFEDGLLINWDVRHRVFPENYIEGLFQSFIGLLQTLSSSPDVIHTVFSVEDSLKEQHRSVADNMQQSGCFSETDNKQHVLPLTALQRAYLAGRNEYLPLGGVAMYDFREFRGLADPSVLSERLTRLVRQYPLLRTYIDEATLTCYVSEQIIVHLEVCDFSHLSHDKALAEADLIRQRYRQQIYAFSRSLWGICLVILPDSAAQELSAKHLVFSGFDALIADGKTISQILYGLLADQAGLQASPALKHPDLSASERKESVKQLVKPSDKAYWQEKLSPVTGIPALPWRQSPETIHCATYQRQTLTISHTMLKQLTRQAAEARLLQNSLLSAILLEVLSQWCDAPEMCIGVPVMQPGSAETSGNHSSFIAVIYRHRQGTFPDRVRQLQQDVMSGMAHLTYSGVDLNRYLLSKNGGALALPVVLTNALSWPVLPADNQIQAVDGQTQTPQVAIDLRLTYDPHKNLLLSVDYATAAIAPGLIRTFLSGVQQAAEAICREGDMAAVRPGMMNLSHDCHDSAEDVFVCSEFLQKIHDNLYGEQNHTTALIYQGESISYHELGKQVAGIRYHLSAAGVTSGGVVAICLPRSPAHIAVSLACALSGIIRVPVDAAAPAQRLSYFLQHCHPDLVIYQDKPEVDESVPVLCVDELMQSPAYTEENSDDGALPDVDLCALSQSESPAYYLYTSGSTGKPKCVVLNNKATSNVIGQTLKRWHVTRDDVNMSVTPLHHDMSVFDVFGTLTAGATLVVPAQAEDKDAIRWNQLVQQHQVTLWCSVPAILEMLLSCGMTDALQSLRLVAQGGDYIKPDTIALLRRHYPAVRLFSLGGPTETTIWSIWHPLSAEDTTVIPYGQPLPATRYYVLHESPEDDNPHPKGQTCHCLPYQTGRIYTSGVCLALGYLQDGQLNQNDFVTITDPEGHSRRAYRTGDLGYYREDGTIIFAGRVNGYVKVRGIRVSLPDIEAELRKHPLVQDVVIADYTEAGNGDVVLGAVFSSLDGVSLPASELRDFLRRQVPVSHLPGIFHQVTQFPLSANGKIDRRQVKQQLMQFIAKPAETTKPTRPGFSRNLADCSQIIGVYSVKLAVPAAIMTPETAFIRLGLRPAHLKGLTEALNQRFGCRIQPLALAGCKNAIQVRALLHTT
- a CDS encoding GNAT family N-acetyltransferase; its protein translation is MEIIVDNLQGGEVIGLLEEHLADMYATSPPESVHALDVESLKSPEITFFSCWENKTLLGCVAIKELNATHAELKSMRTTGHARKSGVASKLLKHVLTVSEQRSYERISLETGVEDYFVAARNLYEKFGFEYCGPFADYLPDPNSTFMTRKL
- a CDS encoding VOC family protein, translated to MEPRISIITLGVTSLEQSYDFYTRLGFPTSNKPKDGIIFFKTGGVCLGLYALEELAADISPEFSAKREGFSGMTLAHNTRTKEEVDAVLKLAEDAGGRIEKTAHDTFWGGYSGYFSDPDGYLWEVAYGDCWDFNEDGSLIIE
- a CDS encoding zf-TFIIB domain-containing protein; translated protein: MNCTHCNNGTLRPSFIDGLFRAHTCSGCGGNWVLIEDFVTWKEKNEAFHFPADYNVSELSEESEDTKRALMCPVTGTIMRKFKISAKNDHRIDYSAPVGGIWLDKGEWELLKAEGLAGVLNHVVTAQWQKKIREESASDNFAALYEAKFGQADYAKIREIREWLNTHPQKADLRSYLLADDPYSAEK